A single window of Sparus aurata chromosome 12, fSpaAur1.1, whole genome shotgun sequence DNA harbors:
- the trim23 gene encoding E3 ubiquitin-protein ligase TRIM23 isoform X1 — MAAAAAGINKQGAVATMEPCIRHGRGAHGNTVKVLECGVCEDVFSLQGDKVPRLLLCGHTVCHDCLTRLPLHGRAVRCPFDRQVTELGDSGVWGLKKNFALLELLERLQNGATNQSGMAEDALKGMGECIIRCDEDESHTASMYCTVCATHLCAECSQLTHSTRTLAKHRRVPLADKPHEKTLCPQHQVHAIEFVCLEEPCQSGPLMCCVCKEYGKHQGHKVHAVLETEANQIRASILDMAHCIRSFTDEVSEYSRKLVGIVQQIEGGEQIVEDGVGMAHTEHVPGTAESARSCVRAYFADLHETLCRQEEMALSVVDAHVRERLIWLRQQQEDMTILLSQVSTACLHCEKTLQQDDCRVVLAKQEINCLLETLQKQQHQFTELADHIQLDAGIPVTFTKDNRVHIGPKMEIRVVTLGLDGAGKTTILFKLKQDEFMQPIPTIGFNVETVEYKNLKFTIWDVGGKHKLRPLWKHYYLNTQAVVFVIDSCHRDRLMEAHSELAKLLTEKELRDALLLIFANKQDVPGAVSVEEMTELLSLHKLCCGRSWHIQGCDARSGMGLHEGLDWLSRQLVAAGVLDVA; from the exons ATGGCCGCTGCTGCAGCAGGAATAAACAAGCAGGGCGCCGTAGCGACGATGGAGCCGTGTATCCGACACGGGAGAGGAGCTCATGGAAACACGGTGAAG GTGTTggagtgtggtgtgtgtgaggacGTCTTCTCCCTCCAAGGGGACAAGGTCCCTCGTCTCCTGCTCTGTGGTCACACGGTGTGCCATGACTGCCTGACCCGGCTGCCCCTCCACGGCCGAGCAGTCCGCTGCCCCTTCGACAGACAGGTCACCGAGCTGG GGGACTCTGGAGTTTGGGGTCTGAAGAAGAACTTTGCTCTGCTGGAACTGTTGGAGCGACTCCAGAATGGAGCAACCAACCAGTCGGGGATGGCGGAGGACGCCCTGAAAGGCATGGGAGAA TGTATCATTCGCTGTGACGAGGACGAGAGCCACACGGCCTCCATGTACTGCACCGTGTGTGCCACCCACCTGTGTGCCGAGTGCTCCCAGCTCACCCACTCCACTCGCACGCTGGCCAAACACCGCCGGGTGCCGCTGGCTGACAAGCCTCACGAGAAGACCCTGTGCCCGCAGCATCAGGTCCACGCCATTGAGTTCGTCTGCCTGGAGGAGCCGTGTCAGTCCGGCCCGCTCATGTGCTGTGTGTGCAAGGAGTACGGCAAGCACCAGGGACATAAGGTA CACGCTGTTCTTGAGACTGAAGCCAACCAGATCCGTGCATCCATCCTGGACATGGCCCACTGCATCCGCAGCTTCACAGACGAAGTGTCCGAGTACTCGAGGAAGCTGGTGGGCATCGTGCAGCAGATCGAAGGCGGAGAGCAGATCGTAGAGGACGGAGTTGGCATGGCACACACTGAACAT GTTCCCGGCACAGCAGAGAGCGCACGTTCCTGTGTCCGGGCTTACTTCGCAGACCTCCACGAGACTCTGTGCCGGCAGGAGGAGATGGCGCTGAGCGTGGTGGACGCCCACGTCAGGGAGAGGCTGATCTggctgaggcagcagcaggaggacatgACAATCCTGCTGTCTCAGGTCTCCACCGCCTGCCTGCACTGTGAGAAAACCCTCCAACAG GACGACTGCAGAGTCGTGCTGGCAAAGCAGGAGATCAACTGTTTGCTGGAGACGCTTcagaagcagcagcaccagTTCACAGAGCTGGCGGATCACATTCAGCTGGACGCCGGCATCCCCGTCACCTTCACTAAG gaCAACCGGGTCCACATCGGTCCGAAGATGGAGATCCGCGTGGTCACTCTGGGGCTGGATGGAGCTGGAAAAACCACCATCCTCTTCAAACTGAAGCAGGATGAGTTCATGCAGCCCATCCCGACCATCG gtttCAACGTGGAGACAGTCGAATATAAGAACTTGAAATTCACCATCTGGGATGTGGGAGGAAAACATAAACTCAGACCGCTCTGGAAACACTATTATCTCAACACTCAAG cgGTGGTGTTTGTGATTGACAGCTGCCACAGGGACAGACTGATGGAGGCTCACAGTGAACTGGCCAAACTACTGACGGAGAAGGAGCTGAGAGACGCTCTGCTGCTCATCTTTGCAAACAAACAG GATGTTCCCGGTGCCGTGTCTGTGGAGGAGATGACGGAGCTGCTGAGTCTACACAAGCTGTGCTGTGGGAGGAGCTGGCACATTCAGGGCTGCGACGCCCGCAGCGGGATGGGTCTCCACGAGGGGCTGGACTGGCTCTCCAGACAGCTGGTGGCTGCTGGAGTCCTGGACGTCGCTTAG
- the ppwd1 gene encoding peptidylprolyl isomerase domain and WD repeat-containing protein 1, with the protein MAESENNVQLKRKADDDQGEGGDGEEDEWVGPMPSEASTAKKRRVLEFERVYLDNLPSAAMYERSYMHRDVITHIVCSKTDFIITASQDGHVKFWKKKEDQGIEFVKHFRSHLGVIESIAVSCEGALFCSVGDDQAMKVFDVVNFDMINMLKLGFHPGQSEWIYNPRDAISTVACSEKSTGKIFVYDGRGSNQPLHVFDKMHSSPLTHISLNPTFRVIVSADKAGMLEYWTGLPSEFRFPKNVHWEYKTDTDLYEFAKHKTYPTSLTFSSDGRKMATIASDRKVRIFRFLTGKLMRVFDESLTMFTELQQMRQQLPDMEFGRRMAVERELEKVDGIRLTNIIFDETGHFVLYGTMLGIKVINVETNRCVRIFGKLENIRVVQLSLFQGIAKAMQVAPTVEMKASDNPALDNMEPDPTIFCTAFKKNRFYMFSKREPEDTKSADSDRDIFNEKPSKEEVMAATQAEGPKRVSDSAIIHTTMGDIHIKLFPVECPKTVENFCVHSRNGYYNNHIFHRVIKGFMIQTGDPTGTGMGGESIWGGEFEDEFHATLRHDRPYTLSMANGGPGTNGSQFFVTVVPTPWLDNKHTVFGRCTKGMEVVQRISNVKVNPKTDKPYEDISIINITVK; encoded by the exons ATGGCGGAATCTGAAAACAATGTGCAACTCAAGCGAAAAGCAGACGATGATCAGGGTGAAGGTGGGgacggagaggaggatgagTGGGTCGGACCCATGCCAAGCGAAGCTTCAACGGCCAAGAAGAGGAGAG tacTCGAATTTGAGCGAGTGTACCTGGACAACCTCCCCTCAGCTGCGATGTATGAGCGGAGCTACATGCACAGAGACGTCATCACACACATAGTTTGTTCCAA gACCGACTTCATTATCACAGCCAGCCAAGACGGCCATGTGAAGTTttggaagaagaaggaagacCAGGGAATAGAGTTTGTCAAACACTTCCGAAGCCATCTGG GTGTGATTGAGAGCATTGCAGTGAGCTGTGAAGGAGCTCTCTTCTGTTCCGTTGGTGACGATCAGGCCATGAAAGTATTCGATGTCGTCAACTTTGACATGATCAATATGCTCAAGTTGGG cTTTCACCCCGGTCAGTCTGAGTGGATCTACAATCCGAGAGACGCCATTTCCACGGTGGCCTGCTCGGAAAAATCCACAGGGAAGATCTTCGTCTATGACGGACGGGGAAGCAACCAGCCTCTTCACGTCTTCGACAAGATGCACTCCTCACCGCTGACCCACATCAGCCTGAATCCAACATTTAGAGTCATCGTCTCTGCCGACAAAGCGGGAATGCTGGAATACTGGACTGGCCTCCCAAGTGAATTCAGGTTCCCCAAGAATGTGCACTGGGAGTACAAAACGGACACGGACTTGTATGAATttgcaaaacacaaaacctATCCCACGAGTCTCACCTTTTCTTCTGACgggaggaaaatggccaccatcGCTTCTGACAGGAAAGTCCGAATCTTCCGCTTCCTGACGGGAAAACTGATGAGAGTGTTCGATGAGTCGTTAACG ATgttcacagagctgcagcagatgagGCAGCAGCTGCCCGACATGGAGTTCGGGAGGCGGATGGCTGtggagagagagctggagaagGTCGACGGGATCCGACTGACAAATATCATCTTTGATGAGACCGGCCACTTTGTGCTCTACGGCACCATGCTGGGCATCAAGGTCATCAACGTGGAGACCAACAG ATGTGTGCGGATCTTTGGGAAGCTGGAGAACATCCGTGTGGTGCAGCTGAGTCTGTTCCAGGGCATCGCAAAGGCCATGCAGGTGGCGCCCACCGTAGAGATGAAGGCCTCTGACAACCCCGCATTAGACAACATGGAGCCCGACCCCACCATCTTCTGCACCGCCTTCAAGAAGAACCGCTTCTACATG TTCTCAAAGAGAGAACCAGAGGACACAAAGAGTGCCGACTCAGACAGAGACATCTTTAATGAGAAGCCCTCGAAGGAGGAAGTGATGGCCGCCACGCAGGCCGAGGGCCCCAAGAGAGTGTCCGACAGCGCCATCATCCACACCACCATGGGAGACATCCACATCAAGCTGTTCCCAGTAGA ATGCCCCAAAACTGTGGAGAACTTCTGTGTCCACAGCAGGAACGGCTACTACAACAATCACATATTCCACAGAGTGATCAAG GGCTTCATGATTCAGACAGGAGACCCCACAGGCACCGGCATGGGAGGAGAGAGCATCTGGGGCGGAGAGTTTGAGGACGAGTTCCACGCCACGCTGAGACACGACCGCCCGTACACGCTCAGTATGGCCAACGGAGGCCCCGGCACCAACGGCTCACAGTTCTTCGTCACTGTTGTACCGACT CCTTGGCTCGACAACAAGCACACAGTGTTCGGACGGTGCACGAAAGGGATGGAGGTCGTTCAGAGGATCTCCAACGTCAAAGTCAACCCCAagaccgacaaaccgtacgagGACATCAGCATCATCAATATCACCGTCAAGTGA
- the trim23 gene encoding E3 ubiquitin-protein ligase TRIM23 isoform X2 — protein MAAAAAGINKQGAVATMEPCIRHGRGAHGNTVKVLECGVCEDVFSLQGDKVPRLLLCGHTVCHDCLTRLPLHGRAVRCPFDRQVTELGDSGVWGLKKNFALLELLERLQNGATNQSGMAEDALKGMGECIIRCDEDESHTASMYCTVCATHLCAECSQLTHSTRTLAKHRRVPLADKPHEKTLCPQHQVHAIEFVCLEEPCQSGPLMCCVCKEYGKHQGHKHAVLETEANQIRASILDMAHCIRSFTDEVSEYSRKLVGIVQQIEGGEQIVEDGVGMAHTEHVPGTAESARSCVRAYFADLHETLCRQEEMALSVVDAHVRERLIWLRQQQEDMTILLSQVSTACLHCEKTLQQDDCRVVLAKQEINCLLETLQKQQHQFTELADHIQLDAGIPVTFTKDNRVHIGPKMEIRVVTLGLDGAGKTTILFKLKQDEFMQPIPTIGFNVETVEYKNLKFTIWDVGGKHKLRPLWKHYYLNTQAVVFVIDSCHRDRLMEAHSELAKLLTEKELRDALLLIFANKQDVPGAVSVEEMTELLSLHKLCCGRSWHIQGCDARSGMGLHEGLDWLSRQLVAAGVLDVA, from the exons ATGGCCGCTGCTGCAGCAGGAATAAACAAGCAGGGCGCCGTAGCGACGATGGAGCCGTGTATCCGACACGGGAGAGGAGCTCATGGAAACACGGTGAAG GTGTTggagtgtggtgtgtgtgaggacGTCTTCTCCCTCCAAGGGGACAAGGTCCCTCGTCTCCTGCTCTGTGGTCACACGGTGTGCCATGACTGCCTGACCCGGCTGCCCCTCCACGGCCGAGCAGTCCGCTGCCCCTTCGACAGACAGGTCACCGAGCTGG GGGACTCTGGAGTTTGGGGTCTGAAGAAGAACTTTGCTCTGCTGGAACTGTTGGAGCGACTCCAGAATGGAGCAACCAACCAGTCGGGGATGGCGGAGGACGCCCTGAAAGGCATGGGAGAA TGTATCATTCGCTGTGACGAGGACGAGAGCCACACGGCCTCCATGTACTGCACCGTGTGTGCCACCCACCTGTGTGCCGAGTGCTCCCAGCTCACCCACTCCACTCGCACGCTGGCCAAACACCGCCGGGTGCCGCTGGCTGACAAGCCTCACGAGAAGACCCTGTGCCCGCAGCATCAGGTCCACGCCATTGAGTTCGTCTGCCTGGAGGAGCCGTGTCAGTCCGGCCCGCTCATGTGCTGTGTGTGCAAGGAGTACGGCAAGCACCAGGGACATAAG CACGCTGTTCTTGAGACTGAAGCCAACCAGATCCGTGCATCCATCCTGGACATGGCCCACTGCATCCGCAGCTTCACAGACGAAGTGTCCGAGTACTCGAGGAAGCTGGTGGGCATCGTGCAGCAGATCGAAGGCGGAGAGCAGATCGTAGAGGACGGAGTTGGCATGGCACACACTGAACAT GTTCCCGGCACAGCAGAGAGCGCACGTTCCTGTGTCCGGGCTTACTTCGCAGACCTCCACGAGACTCTGTGCCGGCAGGAGGAGATGGCGCTGAGCGTGGTGGACGCCCACGTCAGGGAGAGGCTGATCTggctgaggcagcagcaggaggacatgACAATCCTGCTGTCTCAGGTCTCCACCGCCTGCCTGCACTGTGAGAAAACCCTCCAACAG GACGACTGCAGAGTCGTGCTGGCAAAGCAGGAGATCAACTGTTTGCTGGAGACGCTTcagaagcagcagcaccagTTCACAGAGCTGGCGGATCACATTCAGCTGGACGCCGGCATCCCCGTCACCTTCACTAAG gaCAACCGGGTCCACATCGGTCCGAAGATGGAGATCCGCGTGGTCACTCTGGGGCTGGATGGAGCTGGAAAAACCACCATCCTCTTCAAACTGAAGCAGGATGAGTTCATGCAGCCCATCCCGACCATCG gtttCAACGTGGAGACAGTCGAATATAAGAACTTGAAATTCACCATCTGGGATGTGGGAGGAAAACATAAACTCAGACCGCTCTGGAAACACTATTATCTCAACACTCAAG cgGTGGTGTTTGTGATTGACAGCTGCCACAGGGACAGACTGATGGAGGCTCACAGTGAACTGGCCAAACTACTGACGGAGAAGGAGCTGAGAGACGCTCTGCTGCTCATCTTTGCAAACAAACAG GATGTTCCCGGTGCCGTGTCTGTGGAGGAGATGACGGAGCTGCTGAGTCTACACAAGCTGTGCTGTGGGAGGAGCTGGCACATTCAGGGCTGCGACGCCCGCAGCGGGATGGGTCTCCACGAGGGGCTGGACTGGCTCTCCAGACAGCTGGTGGCTGCTGGAGTCCTGGACGTCGCTTAG
- the LOC115592920 gene encoding zinc finger protein 846-like: protein MRTHTGEKLYSCQTCGKTLADSYSLKRHMRIHTGEKPFTCKTCGKAFSRRATLTVHMRVHTGEKPFTCKTCGKTFKFLAELKPHMRIHTGEQPFTCKTCGKSLSQRTSLTLHMRTHTGEKPYSCQTCGKDFRCHSHLNRHMRIHTGEKPFTCETCGEAFNVCTSLTLHMRTHTGEKPYSCQTCGKDFRCHSHLNQHMRTHTGEKPFTCKKCGKTFTQNSTLTAHMRIHTGEKPFTCKTCGKAFSQRKNLKFHMRTHTGEKPYSCQACGKDFRCHSHLN, encoded by the coding sequence atgagaacccacacaggtgagaaattgtattcttgccaaacatgtgggaaaacGTTAGCTGATTCATATAGTTTGAAAAggcacatgagaatccacacaggtgagaaaccatttaCTTGCAagacatgtgggaaagctttcagccgcCGTGCAACCTTAACAGTTCatatgagagtccacacaggtgagaagccgtttacttgcaaaacatgtgggaagactttcaagTTTCTTGCTGAATTGAAACcacacatgagaatccacacaggcgAGCAGCCATTTACTTGCAAGACATGTGGAAAATCCTTAAGCCAGCGTACAAGTTTAACACTTCatatgagaacccacacaggggagaaaccgtattcttgccaaacatgtgggaaagatttcaggTGTCATAGTCATTTGAATCgacacatgagaatccacacaggtgagaagccatttACTTGCGAAACATGTGGGGAAGCTTTCAACGTCTGTACAAGTTTAACACTTCatatgagaacccacacaggggagaaaccgtattcttgccaaacatgtgggaaagatttcaggTGTCATAGTCATTTGAATCagcacatgagaacccacacaggtgaaaagccgtttacttgcaaaaaaTGTGGGAAGACGTTCACGCAAAACAGTACCttaacagctcacatgagaatccacacaggtgagaagccgtttacttgcaagacatgtgggaaagctttcagccaacgtaaaaacttaaaatttcacatgagaacccacacaggggagaaaccgtattcttgccaagcatgtgggaaagatttcaggTGTCATAGTCATTTGAATTga